Below is a window of Malus domestica chromosome 13, GDT2T_hap1 DNA.
AGAGGGTGATGGGTCGGATTCGAAGGTGGGTTCGAGTGGGAATGTAGAGTTGGAGAAACAAAAGGGAGCTTCTTGTGAGGCTGCTGCAAGGGAGGGTGCTGATGTTGAGAGTGTTGAAGTTGCTGCAAGGGAATCAGTAAGTAGCGATGGTGGGGATAAGGCAGAATCCAAATTTGATGGAGTGTCGGAGGGGAAGACGGATGGTGGTGATTCTTGCAAAGAGAGTGATGTATCGATTGTTTCGAGCCAGCCCTCAATGCCTGAGGAAGAGGATCTTGGGTGGGATGAGATTGAAGATTTAGGAAGCATAGACGAGAACAAAGGGGATGCAACGGGGAGCAGCGCAAACAGAGCTGATTTGCACAAGCGGCTagcagaggaggaggaggatttgAGCTGGGATAtcgaagatgatgaagaagatggcgCTATAAAATCACATTGAAACTGTTTTCGCAAGAAGATCGCAAATGGTATGTGAAGATAattgtttatttggttgttaCACGACGTAAATATATTCTCTTACTTATCTGTTACTTTGAAGTATAAGTGATTTACATTCACATTTATGTCACATTTTGTGGTTCACTTAAATTAGAAAACCCGATACGGGTTTCCTTTGCTATATGTTCAATGGAGCTCCTTGCACCCTAATTTGATACCTAATTCGATATGGCGTGTGTCATAATTTCTCTTATGATCAAAACACAAACATGTCTAGCGAAATAAGAAAATCCGGTGTTCGAACAAGTTGAGCAACCAAATCCATAAAACGGAAAATGAATCGCATAAATGAAAACGAATCGCTCGGTATTCGAACTGTTTAAAGAGTAAAAAGGAAACATATACTCTACATCCACAATGATTATGTTCAGGCTTGGACCATATACTATGTCCACAATGAGCCAAAACCAGACTGCAGAGAGTTGAGTCGGTAGTCGGTACTCAGCATGACTAATTGTTGCTTTCCCTCAGCATCCGCAATATAGTCAGGAACAGGTTCAGAATGTCAAGATAAAGAGTGATGGAGGCCCAAATGTACTCATCGTATGTGAAGCGCTTGATCAGGTTGTCGGTGTCATAGACAATGTACCCAGAGAAAATGATAGCGCCAATGGCACCATATACGGCGTTAGTTGTAGGGCCAAGAGGGAAGAACATCTACACAAGGGCACAAGATCACCAAGTCAGATCGATATTTCAAGTATTTAGGGTATAGTATGCGCATGCATTTGACTAATTAGACTCAAAGAGTTAGCCAAACAAAGTAATAGAAAGACAATCCGACCTGCATGAAACCAGTTAGGAGGAGGACAATGAGGCCGGTGAACAAGACTGGTCCGAGGAAGCTGAAGTCCTTGCCCTTCCTCGAAGCCCAGAAGGTGTAAGCAGTCAAGGATGCAACCACAGCCGAGGTTAGAATTAAGGCTTCAAGCACAATTGCTCCTGAAACCACAAACATAATCAGATGAAAAATCAGCAACCGAAATAAACCCTACAATCGTTTCCAGATTGCAAGATGTCAGTAAAACATTCAAAATGTAGGGAAATAAAACTAACCGTCTGTATTCGCAACGGCCACACCAACCGTGACACTCAAACTCAGAGTGAAAAGTCCGAGGAAGACAAAATTGAGGGGATGCTTCTGCTGATACACATGCAGGGGCCACAACACTGCAGCAACATTCAAAGGTTAATAAGATGAAGCAAATATTTCCCCAAGTGTAATGTTATCAAGGACTTACATGTGAAACACCCAGCAAGCAATTGGTTCACTGATTAATTCAATATAACGAGCACAAATCTATCTTAGAAGCAGGCATTTTTCGAGTTAGACATCAATACGATCATATCACCGACACGATAAAATCTCTAATTTTCCGAGTATTTGTAACAATGTAACCGCATCACAGATAAGAAACTAGATAAACCAAACAATACCCAAATTCGATCACCATTTAAAAAGACCAAGATCGCCCACAGAATACTCAAATCTGAAGCACTTTTAAATCTAGTACCAAATAATCACCCACCAAAACcccaaatcaacgaaaaagccTCCATCTTtgaatccaaaatccaaatcTCAGATCTAAAATCAATATCTATAAAAACAATTACCACAACTAATGCAAAAAACTAGAGGTTTTGAGTTTAGGGTTACGTACAGATTAGGGGAAGGAtggcgaagaagaggagaattcCAGGGCTGCCCTTGAGGAGATCGTTGATCGGAGCGTAGAGGACGGTGACGAAGGAGACCAGAGTGGTCAAAACCATCTGGGCGGCCAAGATTCCGTACACCTTGCGGATGAATCCCCATCGGAGCTGGTTCTCGCCTTTGCTCAGACCTGGGTACAACAACTCCCCCGACTCTATGTCTACCTCCACCGCCTTGCCGCTATTCGTACCCACCTCCGTGTACCCGTGCATCTTGTTCATGATTTTCTCGCTCTTTCTCGAGAACTTTCTCTATCAGAGGaattttctcgggaaaattGGGAGGGAGAGGGGAAAAACGTTGTTGTGGAATGATGggggtttgtttctttttgttggtGGATGATTCTATTGGTCTCTCTGGCCGTTTTGATAGAGTGAGTGGCGGGTCTTTTTTGGACCGTGACGCTGCATTTTATGGTCGATGGATTCCAAGACGCGTCTTTGATTTATGACGATGATAATGATTAAAATAACATAATTTAATTGAGACTTAATTAAATGGTTAAAAATGCATTAACATTATATTAGGTCAAGTggctccggatcccttccaccataTTAGGTTAAAAATGCATTAACATTATATTAGGTCCTGTGGAAGCTTTTCTAGTGAAGTCGTGTTGTCTCAAAAGACGTTgaagataaaaataaacaagCATGCATAATTAAGTTTTGAAGAAGACAACCAAATTAATAAGGAAGACTTTACAAAGAGATGCATGCATAGCGCTCAttttcagaaagaaaaaaagaatcacATTTAGGTACAATTGCTTCTTAATTGGTGGAATTCTTGAATAACAAATTAGTGGATAGTGACCGATGCAATTCTTGAAGGATGAAGGCAACTCTCCTACAAATCTGTTGCTTCTTATTTTCAATGTTTTCATGTGATATAGTGAGCCTACTGTGGATGAAGGcaagtctccttagcatttctctacaATACTTGTTGACTTGTAGGGCATACATAAAGTTGGATAAAATTTATGTGGTCATTTAATCAA
It encodes the following:
- the LOC103453046 gene encoding BI1-like protein, which encodes MNKMHGYTEVGTNSGKAVEVDIESGELLYPGLSKGENQLRWGFIRKVYGILAAQMVLTTLVSFVTVLYAPINDLLKGSPGILLFFAILPLILLWPLHVYQQKHPLNFVFLGLFTLSLSVTVGVAVANTDGAIVLEALILTSAVVASLTAYTFWASRKGKDFSFLGPVLFTGLIVLLLTGFMQMFFPLGPTTNAVYGAIGAIIFSGYIVYDTDNLIKRFTYDEYIWASITLYLDILNLFLTILRMLRESNN